A genomic segment from Nonomuraea helvata encodes:
- a CDS encoding NUDIX hydrolase, with product MSLHADAVAVLSAWDAPTPEEEALRAEFLEHLRSYDDAMLRECVPGHLTATTAVLSHDGSQVLLTLHPKAKMWLPMGGHCEVSDMSLAEVALREAWEESGIPGLELLPGPLAVDKHVVWCHPPHSWHLDVEYAAVAPPGAEAVISEESLDLRWFPVDGIPELSDEATRRLAARGQAKLRSGSRALG from the coding sequence TTGAGCCTGCATGCCGACGCGGTGGCGGTGCTGTCCGCGTGGGACGCGCCGACGCCTGAGGAAGAGGCGTTGCGGGCGGAGTTCCTGGAGCATCTGCGCTCCTACGACGACGCGATGCTGCGTGAGTGCGTACCAGGGCATCTGACGGCCACGACGGCGGTGCTGTCGCACGACGGCTCGCAGGTGCTGCTCACGCTGCATCCGAAGGCCAAGATGTGGCTGCCCATGGGTGGCCACTGTGAGGTTTCCGACATGTCGCTCGCGGAGGTTGCTCTGCGGGAGGCGTGGGAGGAGTCGGGAATTCCCGGGCTCGAGCTGCTGCCCGGGCCGCTCGCGGTGGACAAGCACGTCGTGTGGTGCCATCCACCGCACAGCTGGCATCTCGACGTCGAATACGCGGCCGTGGCCCCTCCCGGCGCCGAGGCCGTGATCAGCGAGGAGTCGCTGGACCTGCGCTGGTTCCCGGTCGACGGCATTCCTGAGCTCTCCGACGAGGCGACGCGGCGATTGGCCGCACGTGGACAGGCGAAGCTCCGGTCGGGCTCGCGCGCCCTCGGCTAG
- a CDS encoding endonuclease/exonuclease/phosphatase family protein translates to METSAVGGTIVTPGRKRVKFPGTALTWLAVTPFAAWAVARVAGLERGSLPTQIMTATPYAAAGSLVPLLIAAVGRKRAATAVALLATTALGFSVLPRALGSAETTAGRPFRVMTINMLFGRADAVTIMKLVREFDPDVLSTQELTPGAVSDLDAAGLEEVMPHRVLLPEWSAGGSGLYSRHPLEPLTGVMPPVGHQMPAALISLPGGKPVEFIDAHPFPPLGDYVTEWNEALAAFPSASPDRIRIIAGDFNASLDHAALRGLLARGYKDAADTVGAGLIPTWPANKRVPPIITIDHVLVDRRVGVEEVSVRDVPRTDHRAVLAQLTVP, encoded by the coding sequence GTGGAGACTTCTGCCGTCGGCGGCACGATCGTGACGCCTGGGCGCAAACGAGTGAAGTTCCCCGGGACGGCGTTGACGTGGCTGGCGGTGACGCCGTTCGCCGCCTGGGCGGTGGCCAGGGTGGCCGGGCTGGAGCGGGGGTCGCTGCCCACGCAGATCATGACCGCCACCCCGTACGCCGCGGCGGGTTCGCTGGTCCCCCTCCTGATCGCGGCGGTCGGGCGCAAGCGCGCCGCGACCGCCGTGGCGCTGCTGGCCACGACCGCGCTCGGCTTCAGCGTGCTGCCCAGGGCGCTGGGCAGCGCCGAGACGACGGCGGGCAGGCCCTTCCGGGTCATGACGATCAACATGCTGTTCGGCAGGGCCGACGCGGTGACGATCATGAAGCTGGTACGCGAGTTCGACCCCGACGTGCTGAGCACGCAGGAGCTCACGCCCGGGGCGGTCTCCGACCTGGACGCGGCCGGCCTCGAAGAGGTGATGCCGCACCGCGTGCTGCTGCCCGAGTGGAGCGCCGGGGGCAGCGGGCTCTACTCCAGGCACCCGCTGGAGCCGCTGACGGGCGTGATGCCGCCGGTCGGGCATCAGATGCCCGCCGCGCTGATCTCCCTTCCCGGCGGGAAGCCGGTCGAGTTCATCGACGCGCATCCTTTTCCGCCGCTGGGGGACTATGTCACCGAGTGGAACGAGGCTCTCGCCGCCTTCCCGTCCGCCTCGCCGGACCGGATCCGGATCATCGCGGGCGACTTCAACGCCTCGCTCGACCACGCCGCCCTGCGCGGGCTGCTGGCCCGCGGCTACAAGGACGCGGCCGACACGGTGGGGGCCGGGCTGATACCGACGTGGCCGGCGAACAAGCGGGTGCCGCCGATCATCACGATCGACCACGTGCTGGTGGATCGGCGGGTGGGGGTGGAGGAGGTCAGCGTGCGGGACGTGCCGAGGACCGACCATCGCGCCGTGCTGGCCCAGCTCACCGTGCCCTGA
- a CDS encoding M48 metallopeptidase family protein: MPPETVEVRRSSRRRRTVSAYRDGDKTIVLLPAWLSGEDADEWVSRMLDRLAAKESRRRPTDEALLERAKELSTRYLDGKPEPVSVRWVDNQQHRWGSCTPENGTIRISTRLKGLPEWVINYVIIHELVHLLVPSHGAKFWALVEQYPKAERARGFLEGFSAAAHTAPEEC, from the coding sequence GTGCCCCCCGAGACAGTCGAGGTTCGTCGCAGTTCTCGTCGCCGGCGTACGGTCTCCGCCTACCGCGACGGCGACAAGACGATCGTGCTCCTGCCCGCCTGGCTGAGTGGTGAAGACGCGGATGAGTGGGTGAGCCGGATGCTGGATCGGCTGGCGGCGAAGGAAAGCCGACGAAGGCCCACCGACGAGGCGCTGCTCGAGCGGGCCAAGGAGCTGTCGACGAGATACCTCGACGGCAAGCCGGAGCCGGTGAGCGTGCGATGGGTCGACAACCAGCAGCACCGCTGGGGCTCGTGCACCCCGGAGAACGGCACGATCAGGATCTCGACCAGGCTCAAGGGCCTGCCCGAATGGGTCATCAACTACGTGATCATCCATGAGCTGGTGCACCTGCTGGTGCCCAGCCACGGAGCCAAGTTCTGGGCGCTGGTAGAACAGTATCCCAAGGCAGAACGCGCGCGCGGGTTTCTGGAGGGATTCTCGGCCGCGGCCCATACGGCACCGGAGGAGTGTTGA
- a CDS encoding AarF/ABC1/UbiB kinase family protein, with amino-acid sequence MSDLPRRAVTRSAKLAALPLGFAGRAALGLGKRLGGKSAEIVAQEVQQRTAEQIFKVLGELKGGAMKLGQALSIFEAALPQEIVGPYRATLTKLQDAAPPLPVSTVHKVLTEQLGDDWRENFLSFDDQPTAAASIGQVHKAVWHDGREVAVKIQYPGAGKALLGDFAQLARLGKLFGALLPGLDMRAVLAELRERVAEELDYLREAEAQHAFALEFDGDPDFHVPDVVAANEMVLVSEWMDGTPLSRIIADGTKEERDRAGLLFVRFLFCSPARVGMLHADPHPGNFRMRPDGRLGVLDFGAVNRLPDGYPKMFGQLTRIFNEGDMDTVMAGLRREGFIRDDIEIDPDVLRGFLAPYVEPTAVEEFTFSREWLQAQAASVTDLRPTNVVRQLNLPPSYVLIHRVHAAGIGVLCQLGTTARFRDEVIRWVPGFSDDPDDEALAVN; translated from the coding sequence GTGAGCGATCTTCCGCGTCGTGCTGTCACGCGCTCCGCCAAGCTGGCCGCCCTTCCGCTCGGATTCGCCGGCCGCGCCGCCCTCGGGTTGGGCAAGCGGCTCGGGGGCAAGTCCGCCGAGATCGTGGCGCAGGAGGTCCAGCAGCGTACGGCTGAGCAGATCTTCAAGGTGCTCGGCGAGCTCAAGGGCGGCGCGATGAAGCTCGGGCAGGCCCTGTCCATCTTCGAGGCGGCACTGCCGCAGGAGATCGTCGGCCCCTATCGCGCCACCCTGACCAAACTGCAGGACGCCGCTCCCCCGCTGCCCGTGTCCACCGTCCACAAGGTGCTCACCGAGCAGCTCGGCGACGACTGGCGGGAGAACTTCCTGTCGTTCGACGACCAGCCGACGGCTGCCGCGTCGATCGGGCAGGTGCACAAGGCTGTGTGGCATGACGGCAGGGAGGTGGCCGTCAAGATCCAGTATCCGGGGGCGGGTAAGGCGCTGCTCGGCGACTTCGCGCAGCTGGCGCGGCTGGGCAAGCTGTTCGGCGCGCTGCTGCCAGGGCTCGATATGAGGGCCGTGCTGGCGGAGCTGCGCGAACGGGTCGCCGAGGAGCTCGACTACCTGCGGGAGGCGGAGGCCCAGCACGCGTTCGCGCTCGAATTCGACGGTGATCCCGACTTCCATGTCCCCGACGTGGTCGCGGCCAACGAAATGGTGCTGGTCAGCGAGTGGATGGACGGCACCCCGCTGTCCCGCATCATTGCCGACGGCACCAAAGAGGAGCGCGATCGCGCCGGCTTACTCTTCGTCCGCTTCCTCTTCTGCTCCCCCGCGCGGGTCGGCATGCTGCACGCCGATCCGCACCCCGGCAACTTCCGGATGCGGCCCGACGGGCGGCTGGGCGTACTGGACTTCGGCGCGGTCAACCGCCTGCCCGACGGCTACCCCAAGATGTTCGGCCAGCTGACGCGCATCTTCAACGAGGGCGACATGGACACCGTCATGGCCGGCCTGCGCCGGGAAGGCTTCATCCGCGACGACATAGAGATCGATCCTGACGTGCTCCGAGGCTTTCTGGCGCCGTACGTCGAGCCGACGGCGGTGGAGGAGTTCACGTTCAGCCGGGAGTGGCTGCAGGCGCAGGCGGCGAGCGTCACCGATCTCCGCCCCACGAACGTGGTCCGCCAGCTGAACCTCCCGCCTTCGTACGTGCTCATACACCGCGTTCATGCCGCCGGGATCGGCGTCCTGTGTCAGCTGGGCACCACGGCGCGCTTCCGCGACGAGGTGATCCGCTGGGTCCCCGGTTTCTCCGACGACCCCGACGACGAGGCCCTGGCCGTCAACTAG
- a CDS encoding WhiB family transcriptional regulator, with amino-acid sequence MGAKTIMDLIDEAKIPCRTDPDLWFAESPDDVEFAKALCGGCPIQKACLARALEREEPWGVWGGELILRGTIVPRKRPRGRPRKHPVAA; translated from the coding sequence ATGGGGGCGAAGACGATCATGGACCTGATCGACGAAGCCAAGATCCCCTGCCGTACCGACCCTGACCTGTGGTTCGCCGAGTCGCCGGACGACGTGGAGTTCGCGAAGGCACTCTGCGGCGGCTGCCCCATCCAGAAGGCCTGCCTGGCCCGCGCGCTCGAGCGCGAGGAGCCGTGGGGTGTCTGGGGCGGCGAACTGATCCTCAGGGGAACGATCGTTCCCCGCAAGCGTCCGCGCGGGCGTCCCCGCAAGCACCCGGTCGCTGCGTGA
- the tesB gene encoding acyl-CoA thioesterase II has translation MNEALKELLDLLDLEQIELDIFRGRSPEERIQRVFGGQVAAQALVAAGRTVPKDRNVHSLHAYFIRPGDPAVPIVYNVERLRDGRSFTTRRIVAIQHGKAIFTMSASFHIPEEGVTHQASVMPQVPDPETLPTFQDRMYELAGDNPGLRDWLSRPRPVDARYVSPLTWEAFKNPELRSAETNVWFRYHADLPDDPLLHVVLAAYASDFTLVDTILLAHGMAWGASNVMGASLDHAMWFHRPFRADDWLLYAQESPWSGGARGLARGEMFTASGELVVSVVQEAMIRLTK, from the coding sequence GTGAACGAGGCGCTGAAGGAGCTCCTGGACCTGCTCGACCTGGAGCAGATCGAGCTCGACATCTTCCGGGGACGAAGCCCGGAGGAACGCATCCAGCGCGTCTTCGGTGGCCAGGTGGCGGCCCAGGCCCTGGTGGCAGCCGGCCGTACGGTCCCCAAGGACCGTAACGTGCACTCCCTCCACGCGTACTTCATCCGCCCCGGCGACCCCGCCGTCCCGATCGTCTACAACGTGGAGCGCCTGCGCGACGGCCGTTCGTTCACCACCCGCAGGATCGTCGCCATCCAGCACGGCAAGGCGATCTTCACGATGTCGGCGTCGTTCCACATCCCCGAGGAGGGCGTGACGCATCAGGCGTCCGTGATGCCGCAGGTGCCCGACCCTGAGACGCTCCCCACCTTCCAGGACAGGATGTACGAGCTGGCCGGCGACAACCCCGGCCTCCGGGACTGGCTCTCGCGGCCCCGCCCCGTGGACGCCAGGTACGTCTCGCCGCTCACCTGGGAGGCGTTCAAGAACCCCGAGCTGCGCAGCGCCGAGACCAACGTGTGGTTCCGCTACCACGCGGACCTGCCCGACGACCCGCTCCTGCACGTGGTGCTGGCCGCGTACGCCTCCGACTTCACGCTGGTCGACACGATCCTGCTGGCCCACGGCATGGCCTGGGGCGCCTCGAACGTCATGGGCGCGTCGCTGGACCACGCCATGTGGTTCCACCGCCCCTTCAGGGCCGACGACTGGCTGCTCTATGCTCAGGAATCCCCCTGGTCGGGGGGAGCTCGGGGACTGGCGCGCGGTGAGATGTTCACCGCGTCGGGTGAGCTCGTGGTCTCGGTCGTCCAGGAGGCCATGATCCGCCTGACGAAGTAG
- a CDS encoding ATP-dependent DNA helicase UvrD2 translates to MDDVLAGLDPEQRAVAEAVRGPVCVLAGAGTGKTRAITHRIAYAVRSGVVDAPSVLAVTFTTRAAGELRQRLRALGAPGVQARTFHAAALRQLTYFWPRVIGGEAPSVIESKLPVLAEACRQMRKNPDRSELRDIAAEVEWAKVTQIGPEDYVAAAAKHHRTPPVPPEEVSRIYEAYEQIRRERHLVDFETILELTAAVMTEHQEVAAQIRQQYRYFVVDEYQDVNPLQKLLLDTWLGGRDDICVVGDPNQTIYSFTGASPRYLTGFGVEHPNATVIKLVRDYRSTPQVVDLANRMVARSPHRLDLVAQRPDGPKPSFSDYDDEPAEAAGAARAIRKLLDKGVPSREIAILFRVNSQSESYEEALSKAEIPYVLRGAERFFDRPEVRQAVVLLRGAARSSAGEPLASEVHQILSGVGLTPVPPGGGKARERWESLKALADLAEDMAAEGADLPAFVAELERRASEQHAPPVEGVTLASLHAAKGLEWDAVFLVGLTDGMLPIIYAETPEQIEEERRLLYVGITRAREHLSLSWAGARAPGARKTRRPSRFLDGLNGRTSSPPRLAPSSRERRPVAAPVSCRVCAKTLVAAAEQKLGRCSTCPADYDEALLERLKAWRTATAKEAKIPPYVIFTDVTLQAIAERAPGSEQELLSIAGVGRVKLDRYGEAVLSLCRTD, encoded by the coding sequence ATGGATGACGTCCTGGCCGGCCTCGACCCCGAGCAGCGCGCGGTGGCCGAGGCCGTGCGCGGGCCGGTGTGTGTGCTGGCCGGGGCGGGCACGGGCAAGACCAGGGCGATCACCCATCGCATCGCGTACGCGGTGCGCAGCGGGGTGGTCGACGCGCCGAGCGTGCTCGCTGTGACGTTCACCACTCGCGCGGCGGGGGAGCTGCGTCAGCGCCTGCGCGCGCTGGGGGCGCCGGGTGTGCAGGCCCGCACGTTCCACGCGGCGGCCCTGCGGCAGCTCACGTACTTCTGGCCGCGGGTCATCGGCGGCGAGGCGCCCTCGGTGATCGAGTCCAAGCTCCCGGTGCTGGCGGAGGCCTGCCGCCAGATGCGGAAAAATCCGGATCGGTCCGAGTTGCGGGACATCGCGGCCGAGGTCGAGTGGGCCAAGGTCACCCAGATCGGCCCGGAGGACTACGTGGCCGCGGCCGCGAAACACCACCGCACGCCGCCGGTCCCCCCGGAGGAGGTGTCCAGGATCTATGAGGCGTACGAGCAGATCAGGCGCGAGCGCCACCTGGTCGACTTCGAGACCATCCTCGAGCTGACCGCGGCCGTGATGACCGAGCACCAGGAGGTCGCGGCGCAGATCCGCCAGCAGTACCGCTACTTCGTCGTGGACGAGTACCAGGACGTCAACCCGCTGCAGAAGCTCCTCCTCGACACCTGGCTCGGGGGCCGCGACGACATCTGCGTGGTCGGCGACCCCAACCAGACGATCTACTCCTTCACCGGCGCCTCCCCGCGCTACCTGACGGGCTTCGGCGTGGAGCACCCGAACGCCACCGTCATCAAGCTGGTCCGCGACTACCGCTCGACCCCGCAGGTGGTCGACCTCGCCAACCGGATGGTCGCCAGGTCGCCGCACCGGCTCGACCTGGTGGCACAGCGCCCCGACGGCCCCAAGCCGTCCTTCTCCGACTACGACGACGAGCCCGCCGAGGCCGCGGGGGCGGCCCGCGCGATCAGGAAGCTCCTGGACAAGGGCGTGCCCTCGCGGGAGATCGCGATCCTGTTCCGCGTCAACTCGCAGTCGGAGTCTTACGAGGAGGCGCTGTCCAAGGCCGAGATCCCGTACGTGCTGCGCGGCGCCGAGCGCTTCTTCGACCGCCCCGAGGTACGCCAGGCCGTCGTGCTCCTGCGCGGCGCCGCCCGCTCCTCGGCCGGAGAGCCGCTGGCCTCGGAGGTCCACCAGATTCTCAGCGGCGTGGGCCTGACGCCGGTCCCTCCGGGCGGTGGCAAGGCCAGGGAGCGGTGGGAGTCCTTGAAGGCCCTGGCCGACCTGGCGGAGGACATGGCCGCCGAGGGCGCCGACCTGCCCGCCTTCGTGGCCGAGCTGGAACGCCGCGCCTCCGAACAGCACGCCCCGCCCGTGGAGGGCGTCACCCTGGCCTCTCTGCACGCCGCCAAGGGCCTGGAGTGGGACGCCGTGTTCCTGGTCGGCCTGACAGACGGCATGCTGCCCATCATCTACGCCGAGACGCCGGAGCAGATCGAGGAGGAACGCCGTCTCCTCTATGTCGGCATCACCCGCGCCAGGGAGCACCTGTCCCTCTCCTGGGCCGGTGCCCGCGCCCCCGGCGCCCGCAAGACCCGCCGCCCCTCCCGCTTCCTCGACGGCCTCAACGGCCGCACCTCGTCCCCGCCCCGCCTCGCGCCGTCCTCCCGCGAGCGCCGCCCGGTGGCGGCCCCGGTGAGCTGCCGGGTGTGCGCCAAGACCCTGGTGGCGGCCGCCGAGCAGAAGCTGGGCCGCTGCTCGACGTGCCCGGCGGACTACGACGAGGCCCTCCTGGAGCGCCTGAAGGCCTGGCGCACGGCCACGGCCAAAGAGGCCAAGATCCCGCCGTACGTCATCTTCACGGACGTGACCCTCCAGGCCATCGCGGAGCGCGCGCCGGGGTCCGAGCAGGAGCTGCTGTCGATCGCGGGGGTCGGCCGGGTCAAACTCGACCGCTACGGCGAGGCCGTCCTCTCCCTCTGCCGCACCGACTGA
- a CDS encoding alpha/beta hydrolase has product MRTAVSASVLALAAVVLTPVAASANKEPTPAPTSVIDQEGLGGFANETISYGSHVRQSMDVWWTPDGQQRPGVFLIHGGWWSGGDKRYMKEIVRQYADLGYTVFNLNYRLSGDAAWPAQRTDALAAIALARKHADRWAFDPGNYVVVGFSAGGHIAAAVGTYGDGIHGLKGVVGLSPIISPLRAYSDGEKSTDASKRKLRTAAIRLAGGCEPKGKCSRVWASMEVAWHASSKDAPMLTVHSEDEFVPPVQSQLLKTMLGQVGVPVTVITQPGINHSNPLYREPGVAERVQAWVAERLGG; this is encoded by the coding sequence GTGCGAACAGCGGTTTCCGCGAGCGTGCTCGCGCTCGCCGCCGTCGTGCTCACACCAGTCGCCGCCAGTGCGAACAAGGAGCCGACGCCCGCCCCCACCTCCGTCATCGACCAGGAGGGTCTGGGTGGCTTCGCCAATGAGACCATCTCGTACGGCTCCCACGTACGTCAGAGCATGGACGTCTGGTGGACCCCCGACGGCCAGCAGCGCCCCGGTGTCTTCCTGATCCACGGCGGCTGGTGGTCGGGCGGCGACAAGCGCTACATGAAGGAGATCGTCCGCCAGTACGCCGACCTCGGCTACACGGTCTTCAACCTCAACTACCGGCTCTCCGGCGACGCGGCCTGGCCCGCGCAGCGCACGGACGCGCTGGCCGCGATAGCGCTGGCCCGCAAGCACGCCGACCGGTGGGCGTTCGACCCGGGCAACTACGTGGTGGTCGGCTTCTCGGCCGGGGGCCACATCGCGGCGGCGGTGGGCACGTACGGCGACGGTATCCACGGGCTCAAGGGCGTCGTGGGCCTGTCGCCGATCATCTCGCCCCTCCGCGCCTACTCCGACGGCGAGAAGTCCACCGACGCCAGCAAGCGCAAGCTCCGTACGGCCGCCATCCGCCTGGCCGGAGGCTGCGAGCCCAAGGGCAAGTGCTCGCGGGTCTGGGCCAGCATGGAGGTGGCCTGGCACGCCAGCAGCAAGGACGCTCCGATGCTGACCGTGCACTCCGAGGACGAGTTCGTGCCGCCGGTGCAGAGCCAGCTGCTCAAGACGATGCTGGGCCAGGTTGGCGTGCCCGTGACCGTCATCACCCAGCCGGGCATCAACCACAGCAACCCGCTCTACCGCGAGCCGGGCGTGGCCGAGCGCGTGCAGGCCTGGGTCGCCGAACGCCTCGGCGGGTGA
- a CDS encoding mycoredoxin produces the protein MALTVYSTTWCGPCKRLKSQLTREGISFREVDIERDPSAAEFVMSVNNGNQTVPTVVIDTPNGRIVRTNPSALEVKALLEAA, from the coding sequence ATGGCGCTCACGGTCTACAGCACCACCTGGTGCGGCCCCTGCAAGCGACTCAAGTCTCAGCTCACCCGCGAGGGCATCAGCTTTCGAGAGGTCGACATCGAGCGCGACCCGTCGGCAGCCGAGTTCGTCATGAGCGTCAACAACGGCAACCAGACGGTGCCGACCGTGGTGATCGACACCCCCAACGGCCGCATCGTCCGGACGAACCCCTCCGCCCTCGAGGTCAAGGCCCTGCTCGAAGCGGCCTGA
- the nudC gene encoding NAD(+) diphosphatase: METTAEEQLIGPLLLARGTIDRSSALRANEGWLERAWTDPSSRVLVIDNGHTLVRRTGDEVHAVLFPPEDAPAGPRYLLGLEDGVAYFAVAAPLPGIPQGDANGRVTIPMSLLDTPEGELVAAGLRQVGGLLGDRDAGLLVYAVALEAWHTTHEYCPRCGTRTDIRAGGHIRVCPQDASQHFPRVDPAVIMLVRDEDDRCLLARGPQWPEGRLSILAGFVEPGESLEHAVAREVAEEVGITVVNPRYLGSQPWPFPRSLMLGFFAEATSTDLTPDAEEIAEARWYSREELVQALDSGELRLPPPVSIARRLIETWYGGELTGDW, from the coding sequence GTGGAGACGACCGCGGAAGAGCAACTCATCGGACCCCTGCTTCTGGCGCGCGGCACGATCGACAGATCATCGGCGCTGCGTGCCAACGAGGGATGGCTCGAGCGGGCGTGGACCGATCCGTCGAGCCGGGTGCTGGTGATCGACAACGGCCACACGCTGGTGCGGCGGACGGGCGATGAGGTGCACGCGGTGCTCTTCCCGCCCGAGGACGCGCCGGCCGGGCCGCGCTATCTGCTCGGGCTGGAGGACGGGGTCGCGTACTTCGCGGTCGCCGCGCCGCTGCCCGGCATCCCCCAGGGCGACGCCAACGGCCGCGTGACGATCCCGATGAGCCTGCTCGACACGCCGGAGGGCGAGCTGGTGGCGGCCGGGCTGCGCCAGGTGGGCGGCCTGCTCGGCGACCGCGACGCGGGCCTGCTGGTCTACGCCGTGGCGCTGGAGGCCTGGCACACGACCCACGAATACTGCCCGCGCTGCGGCACCCGTACGGACATCCGGGCCGGAGGCCACATCCGGGTCTGCCCGCAGGACGCCAGCCAGCACTTCCCGCGCGTCGACCCCGCGGTCATCATGCTGGTACGCGACGAGGACGACCGCTGCCTGCTCGCCCGCGGCCCTCAGTGGCCGGAGGGGCGGCTGTCGATCCTGGCGGGGTTCGTGGAGCCGGGGGAGTCGCTGGAGCACGCCGTCGCGCGCGAGGTGGCCGAGGAGGTCGGCATCACCGTCGTCAACCCGCGCTATCTCGGCAGCCAGCCCTGGCCGTTCCCGCGCAGCCTCATGCTCGGCTTCTTCGCCGAGGCCACCTCGACCGACCTCACGCCCGACGCGGAGGAGATCGCCGAGGCCCGCTGGTACTCCCGTGAGGAGCTGGTGCAGGCGCTGGACTCCGGCGAGCTGCGCCTGCCGCCGCCGGTGTCGATAGCCCGCCGCCTGATCGAGACCTGGTACGGCGGCGAGCTGACCGGCGACTGGTGA
- a CDS encoding siderophore biosynthesis protein: MTILTDRPEHHPHAVACDVRDPRAVIDAVEHLGRPDAIFTNSDHLQAETALAAAYFGLPGKDWRACVAAKNKFLMRRRLLEAGIEHVWSARIGPGDPVPEGLPYPVVLKPREGVASEDVMLVERDLAGAVAEVRKRRPGEALVVEEYLEGPLRTLETLGDSSGLRVLGGFETTLGALPYFIEERLDWAPADGSQEHVLGALRALGAGFGACHTEYVVTSRGPRIVEVNYRVIGDHCDFLLGDVLGVPLFEWILRVHLGETVPGVPETSAHGSAVSLVADRPGTVKDAPGTEVLDEGDVRLWHRPLRQVGDVVSLTHTNRDYLGVVRAVGPSREAVDSAIEAYRASRPWVIE, encoded by the coding sequence GTGACGATCCTGACGGATCGGCCGGAGCACCATCCGCACGCGGTGGCGTGCGACGTACGCGATCCGCGGGCCGTGATCGACGCCGTCGAGCACCTCGGCAGGCCGGACGCGATCTTCACCAACTCCGACCACCTGCAGGCGGAGACCGCGCTGGCGGCCGCCTATTTCGGGCTGCCCGGCAAGGACTGGCGGGCGTGCGTGGCCGCCAAGAACAAGTTCCTGATGCGCCGCAGGCTCCTCGAGGCCGGGATCGAGCACGTGTGGTCGGCGCGGATCGGCCCCGGCGACCCGGTGCCCGAGGGCCTGCCGTACCCGGTCGTGCTGAAGCCGCGCGAGGGTGTGGCCAGCGAGGACGTCATGCTCGTCGAACGCGATCTGGCCGGGGCGGTCGCCGAGGTCAGGAAGCGGCGGCCCGGGGAGGCGCTGGTCGTCGAGGAGTACCTCGAGGGGCCGCTGCGGACGCTGGAGACGCTGGGCGACTCCTCCGGCCTTCGGGTGCTCGGGGGGTTCGAGACGACGTTGGGGGCGCTGCCGTACTTCATCGAGGAGCGGCTCGACTGGGCGCCGGCGGACGGGTCGCAGGAGCACGTGCTCGGGGCGTTGCGGGCGCTGGGGGCCGGGTTCGGGGCCTGTCACACCGAGTACGTGGTCACGTCGCGCGGGCCCCGGATCGTCGAGGTGAACTACCGGGTGATCGGGGACCACTGCGACTTCCTGCTCGGCGACGTGCTCGGCGTGCCGCTGTTCGAGTGGATCCTGCGGGTGCACCTCGGCGAGACCGTGCCCGGCGTCCCGGAGACCTCCGCGCACGGGAGCGCGGTCAGCCTGGTCGCGGACCGGCCGGGGACCGTCAAGGACGCTCCCGGCACCGAGGTCCTGGACGAGGGCGACGTGCGGCTGTGGCACCGGCCCCTGCGGCAGGTCGGGGACGTCGTCTCCCTCACGCACACCAACCGGGACTATCTCGGCGTGGTACGGGCCGTCGGCCCCTCCCGGGAGGCAGTGGACTCGGCGATCGAGGCCTACCGGGCCTCACGGCCGTGGGTGATCGAATGA